The Panicum virgatum strain AP13 chromosome 5K, P.virgatum_v5, whole genome shotgun sequence genome has a window encoding:
- the LOC120708046 gene encoding probable sugar phosphate/phosphate translocator At1g06470, with protein sequence MGNPHPKEEEGEPPAAAAELDGRAGPPREEASGQRKKAGGIRREPSFSRWCRDPSAAAPSNGLDAAATSDGDDSEEFELPLLPSSAGGGGGSSLPMDIEAGPAARSEGLPISPWLVAKVIGLIASWYTLSTCLTLYNKEMLGKHMWKFPAPFLMNTVHFTIQAVASRTIVWFQHRGLEGGARKMTWKDYILRVVPTALATALDINLSNISLVFITVTFATMCKSAAPIFILLFAFMFRLEKPSFSLLGIMLIVSFGVLLTVAKETEFNLWGFIFIMLAAVMSGFRWSMTQILLQKEEYGLKNPFTLMSHVTPVMAIVTAVISIAMDPWHDFRASRFFDSSAHIIRSSLLLLLGGALAFFMVLTEYVLVSVTSAVTVTVAGIVKEAVTILVAVLFFNDPFTWLKGLGLAIIIFGVSLFNLYKYKRFTKGHHNKDAGTNIQSSNGTSKYVILDDDTEDQDDTG encoded by the exons ATGGGGAACCCGCACCCGaaggaagaggagggggagccgccggcggcagccgcgGAGCTCGATGGGCGGGCGGGACCGCCTCGGGAGGAGGCGAGCGGGCAGCGGAAGAAGGCGGGAGGGATCCGCAGGGAGCCGTCGTTCTCGCGGTGGTGCAGGgacccgtccgccgccgccccgtccaaTGGCCTCGACGCCGCGGCGACCAGCGACGGCGACGACTCCGAGGAGTTCGAGCTACCGCTCCTGCCCTCCtctgcgggcggcggtggcggcagcagcTTACCGATGGACATtgaggcggggccggcggcgagatctGAGGGCCTGCCGATCTCGCCGTGGTTGGTTGCGAAGGTCATCGGGTTGATTGCGAGTTGGTACACGCTGAGCACATGCTTAACGCT GTACAACAAGGAGATGCTGGGGAAGCACATGTGGAAGTTCCCGGCTCCCTTCCTGATGAACACGGTGCATTTCACGATACAGGCCGTGGCGTCCAGGACCATCGTGTGGTTCCAGCACCGTGGCCTGGAGGGAGGAGCCAGGAAAATGACGTGGAAGGATTACATTTTACGAG TTGTCCCAACAGCTTTGGCTACTGCTCTTGATATAAACCTGAGCAACATTTCACTTGTTTTCATTACTGTGACATTTGCAACAATG TGCAAATCTGCTGCTCCAATTTTCATTCTTTTGTTTGCTTTTATGTTCAG GCTAGAGAAACCCAGCTTTAGCCTTCTTGGAATCATGCTGATTGTTTCGTTTGGAGTTCTACTAACAG TTGCTAAAGAGACAGAATTTAATCTTTGGGGATTTATATTTATTATGCTTGCTGCTGTTATGTCTGGTTTCCGCTGGTCGATGACCCAGATTCTTCTCCAG AAAGAGGAATACG GATTAAAGAATCCTTTTACCTTGATGAGCCATGTTACCCCAGTGATGGCAATAGTAACAGCAGTTATTTCTATTGCCATGGATCCATGGCATGATTTCAGAGCAAGTCGCTTTTTTGATAGTTCTGCTCATATAATAAGGAGCAGCTTATTGCTGCTTCTAGGTGGTGCTTTGGCCTTTTTTATG GTTTTGACAGAATATGTTCTTGTTTCCGTGACTAGTGCTGTAACAGTGACCGTTGCAGGAATAGTGAAGGAAGCTGTCACTATTCTG GTTGCTGTGCTATTCTTTAATGACCCATTTACCTGGTTAAAGGGGCTTGGGCTGGCAATAATAATATTTGGCGTCAGTCTATTCAATTTGTACAA ATATAAGAGGTTCACAAAAGGCCATCACAATAAAGATGCTGGAACAAATATCCAATCTTCCAATGGCACTTCAAAATATGTTATCCTTGATGATGATACTGAAGATCAAGATGATACAGGCTGA